The following nucleotide sequence is from Juglans microcarpa x Juglans regia isolate MS1-56 chromosome 6D, Jm3101_v1.0, whole genome shotgun sequence.
gacatcgaggaagcttcagttcctatatgctggttttcatggaacacaacgtccctacttctgacaattctctttgtcactggatcccataatttgtatccgaattcttcatctccatatccaacaaagatacatggagttgacttgacatcgaacttctgtctcagctccttggatacgtgtgcaaaggctttgcacccaaacactctcaggtgagagtaagagacatcttttccagaccaaaccttctcaggaacttcaaattccagtggtgcggaaggtgatctgttgatcaagtaacaggcagcacgaacagcttcaccccagaatggctttggtaacttagTCATattgagcatgcatcttgttctttcaatgatggtccgattcattctttcggctacaccattgtgctgagggatatatgggaccgtcttctcatgtcgaataccgcGATCAGCGCAGTATGCAGCGAACTTTTTAgaaacatattctcctccattgtccatttgcaggcacttcaacttctttcccgtctctctttccactagggtgtggaaattcttgaagtgctcgaagacctgatcctttgacttcaaaacatatacccagacctttcgtgaagcatcatcaatgaatgtcacgaaatatctgttacctcccaatgactcttcttccatgggaccacatacatcagagtgtaccagactcaaaaactctgatcttctcttcgtagaggaattgaacgagactctgcgttgtttgccaaacaaacagtactcacaagggtttaacgctattcctttggcaactttgatgagtgcctttttcgcaagcgtatccaaccctttctcacccatgtgtccgagtctcttgtgccacagattcggtgatgcctcgtcttctgctgcattgaggctatcagtatcaattttcacatgggtcttgtacaacgtaccgcaaatatgtcctcgggcgacaaccatggcaccttgtgacagcttccaagtgccattgctgaagtagctgtcatagtCCTGTCGATCAAGGGGTGTtcccgaaatcaggttgagccgaaggtcaggaatgtgtcgaacatctttcaacaccatggtacaaccaacgttggtttttatctgcacttcgccaactcccacgatcttcgaggaactggcgtttcccatccttaccgtaccaaagtctcctgctttgtacgtagtgaaaaattcactatgggaagtggcatggtatgatgctgctgtgtctaccacccactcaacatcatggcttgcaacatgcagacacgtctcgtcactggtggagagtattgccacatctctcgaaagagtgacaagggtttcaccatcttctttcttcagcttactgctttgaccttgctcccttaaaaacttgtggcagtttttccttatgtggcattctttgccacaatggtaacatttcatgttacccatctgctggttcctgctactgctggaccttccacgtggttgagacttccctctgtttctgcctccacttctccctctatcatcacctcgaggcctttctctactctcggtgacaaggacatgagtttgattcatgcttgtctcttttcgtctggcctcctcattaaacaaggcatccttaaccatcgtcatggtaagtttgccatctggagtagagttactgagggagaccaccagcgtctcccaactatctggtaacgaactgagaagtagcagggcttgttcttcatcgccaagattcaggttgacggatccgagctggttaactaggttttgaaactcgctagtgtgcttggcaacagaggtgtcgctcttcaacttcaagttaacaagccgtctcatcaagagggccttgtttcgagcagtcttagcttgatacatatcctctaactttttccagaggctatatgcatctgtctcctgggccacgtggtgaaaaacactatgatcaatccattgtctgatctgaccgatagtcttcttgtgcatctttctccacacttgatcTGTAACTTGATCTGGCTTctttccttcatcttccaaagggtcagacagatctttacagttcaatagatcctccatccgagacctccaaagactgtagtttgagacagtcagctttatcatggcgcctgatgctgaatcctccatggatttagactgattctaaatacaaaatgcaagtaaaagATCTTTGAAGTAGAATATCACAAAACGGACAGCACCGTTGTGTCCGGAacgcttgattttgttggaaacgagtcttgtttcgtcaaaatcggactcagatagcacaaggaatgagcaaaagaaccaaaacaggaacaTTGTCGCGCGTGTAGCACGTGGCGCGACTAACAGCGCGTAGGAGCGTGTTCTCACGCGCAAGAACCTCACTGGAGCGCGTGGAACGCGTAGGCGCGTGTAACTCACGCGCTTCTGGGTCAATAGAAACGTCAGGCGCGTGAACTTCACGCGCAAGTGCCTCTCTGGAGCGCGTGCGGCGCGTTCCGAGAGTGGGTCTCACGCCCTCGTGCCTCTCCTGGGCGCGTGCAGCGCGTGTCGAGAGTGAACTCACTCTCCGATCTTCAGACGGCGCGTGGAGGAGCGTGCGGCGTCCTTCAGGCGTCTGATTTTCACCGCTTTTCTTGTCTTGATGAGACGAACACAGTGGTatgctcaaatttaaaaaatgagctacacactaaaaacgagttttctgtaaaaaaaaaactcttcccaacaatagttctgataccacttgttggggaaatcaataCAGCGGAAGagataaaagcggtaataaaagagtacactctacacactcagtgacaccaagaatttaacgtggttcggcaactgcctacatccacagaaaagagcttcactattaaatagtggtacacaagaaaatattacagaagaagaggatcacactccactcaactcagctctcttcttttctctcagagctctccaggctctctctcttttctcttctcttccttgggtGTATTTGAGACTCTCGCCAGAAGCCTCAATTTATAGATGCATTACTTCACGTATGAATGTATTTATTGTTGCATTCAATGGACAGTTGAGAGCTGGGCGTTGGAGGTTGAGCAGCAAGCAGCCATTGtggactgcttgcttgggcagGGATTTCAACAAGTATTCCTTCGCAATCGAAATAATAAGAACAATATACAAACagaagcaaaggaaaaaaaaaaatgataaaagtaaAACATAGCTAGGAAACTGCTATATAAAACAGCTTCATGTTCACTGGCAATTCAAATCCACGGCGTTGTCTGCATTAAGCTTGATGGAGATGGTGCAGCTCATTTGGGcggacttcttcttcttcatcacaAACATCAATTCAACTTTCCCACTAAGCTTGGCTTGGCTGTTCAGCGTCAAGGTCCCGGCACCCAACTCATTTCCAAGGGTCGTAGTGTTGGTCAGGGCATTTGAATTGACACTAACAGTAACACTAACTTTTTTGGTCGAAAGCATCCCAGCCTTACCCTTAGGAATGAGGATTTCCCCAACGGTCACGCCCTGGTACAGGAAGGTGGCATTAGAGCTGTCGTATTTGTAGGGACCGAAGTTTGTGTTCTTAACCCCAACTTGGGTTGTTAAGCTTATGTCGAAGGAAGGTGACGATGCTTGAGTTCCAGCTGTAGTGGTCACGTTCTTTAACTCGATTGTACCCAACCTGACTTTAGGGGTCTTAACTTTCATCACAATGAGAACAAAGACCAGGATGACGATGGTCTGAAACACAGCAAAAGCAGCTATATATATTGCCAACTTGATCCTTTTCTTTCTTCGGAGCTCGTTGGATTGCAAAGTGTTTGATTCTTCATTGCTTTTTGCCATCTTACTTGCAGGTGCCAATGGGTACACCTGCTGGCCGTGGTTTGCTTGCCCATTTTCTTCCCTTTAATTCGAATGGTGTATATAGTGTTCCCTTTTCTGCGCTCTACTTCCTTTTGCTGGAAGGAATTTTAGAATGTAAAGCAGTTGCATGGTTGGTGTGGAGAAATGGCAGGGGCGAATTGTGCTATATATAGCGTTTGGATAACTAGATCTGTGATAGAGAGTGAAGCGTGAACGAGGGATTCTGAGCTTCCAGGAAAAAAAGGtgcaataaattaaatatgaagaTTTGCAAGCAACGCGGCTGATCAGGGTGGAATTTCTGGCTTCTAGATGGTCTATGTATTTGTGTCTTCTCAAAGAAGAAGATTTTACATACGGAATTAATGCTAGCTCCTGTGTGGGTTGGAGAAAGACGTGTACTGGTCAAGGTTTCTTAGGATATATACCACGCTCATATGAGTACCCATGACACATTTTCCACGGCATGCACCTTCGAGGGCCCAAGTTGAACAAGATCCTGATTTAACGATTTGGAGATGTTTGGGAATTCGATGAAacgataattttgtgaataatagtaaataatttgaattaagatgttttattaagtttttaaaaatgagaaagaaaaat
It contains:
- the LOC121235964 gene encoding uncharacterized protein LOC121235964 is translated as MAKSNEESNTLQSNELRRKKRIKLAIYIAAFAVFQTIVILVFVLIVMKVKTPKVRLGTIELKNVTTTAGTQASSPSFDISLTTQVGVKNTNFGPYKYDSSNATFLYQGVTVGEILIPKGKAGMLSTKKVSVTVSVNSNALTNTTTLGNELGAGTLTLNSQAKLSGKVELMFVMKKKKSAQMSCTISIKLNADNAVDLNCQ